A window of Caldilineales bacterium genomic DNA:
CAGTAGCAGCGATAGGCCCGACCCTGCTCCACCAGCCAATCCGCCCACTGCCGGTAGATGTCCAGGCGCTCGGATTGAGCATAAGGGCCGCAGGGGCCGCCGACCTCGGGGCCTTCGTCCCATTGCAGCCCCAGCCAACGCAGGCTGGCGAAGATGTCGTCGAGCGAGCCGGGCACCAGCCGGGTGCGGTCGGTGTCCTCGATCCGCAGGATGAACTGGCCGCCGGTGTGACGGGCAAACAGCCAGTTGAACAGCGCCGTGCGGGCGCCGCCGATGTGAAGGTAGCCGGTGGGGCTGGGGGCAAAGCGGACGCGGGCGGGTGGCATGGTGGGACGCAGGGACGCAGAGAGGGAGGGACGGAGGGAGGGGGGATGGAGGGAGAAGGGGGTGGGGGGAGCATGTTACAGGGAAGGGGGGCAGGGTCGCAAGTTCGGCGCCCAACTCTGGCGCCGGTTTGCGGTCATCGCACCTGTTGTGGGACAATGAAATCAGTTCGTACTTTCTTTTCCCCTTCCCCGCTCTCTCGATCAGGAGGATCGCATGACACTTCGCATCAGTGACGTCTATGGCGTCGACGCCGCCCTGGCCGCCAAACTCAAGGATGCCGGGCTGGACGATTCGGCCAAGCTGCTGGCGGCCGTGGCCCAACCCGATGACCGCAAGGCGCTGGCCGATCGGCTGGGCCTCGACGAGCGCGCCCTGCTGGAGCTGGGCAACCGCGCCGACCTGGCCCGGATCAAAGGCATCGGCGCCGTCTACTCCGACTTGCTCGAATTTGCCGGCGTCGATACCGTGGCTGAGCTGGCCGGCCGCAACCCCGGCAACCTCTACGCCAAGATCATGGAGGTCGCCTCCCAACACTCGGTCAAACGGCCGCCGCAGGCCGACGACGTGGCCGACTGGGTGGCTCAGGCCAAGGTGCTGGGCCGCGGCATCTTCTACTGAACCATCCCCGCACCGTTGTTCAGAAACGGCGGCGCCGCTGATGGCAACTCGGACGGCGCCGCTGTTCGCATCCCGGCTATCGCCCGGCTATCGCCCGGCTATCGCCCGGCTATCGCCCGGCTATCGCCCGGTGAGGCGCTGCTGCACCAGGGCGCTGATGGCCTGCGGGCTGGCCTGGCCGGCTGCTGCCTTCACCACCTGGCCGACGAAGAAGCCCAACAGCCCCGTCTTGCCGTCGCGGTAGGCCGCTGCCTTGTCGGGATGGGCCGACAGCACGGCGTCGATCAGTGGCGCTATCCGCTCCATCTCGGCGTCGAGCACGATTGGACCAGCCTCCACCTTCCGCCCTTCGGCCTCCCTCCCTCCCTCGCTGCGTCCCTCCCTCGCTGCGTCCCTGCGTCCCTCCCTCCCTCCCTCCCTGCGTCCCTGCGTCTCCCCGCCCTCCACCTTCGCCCACGAATCGCGCAGCGCCACGATGCGGTTGAACACCAGCGCCCCTGGCCGTGAATCGACGCTGTCGGCGGCGAAATAGCCCTGGCGCTCGAACTGGTAGCGGCTGCCGGCCGGGTCGGCGGCCACGCTCGGCTCGATCAAAGCGCCGGGGATCACCTTGAGCGAGTCGGGGTTGAGAAAATCTTTGAAGTTCTCCCCCTCAGCCACATCATCGGGGTCGGCTTTGGTGAACAGACGATCATAGAGCCGCACCTCGGCCGGCAGCGCCTGGGGGGCCGCCAGCCAGTGGATGGCGCTCTGCACCTTGCGGTCGCTGGGGTTGGCGCCCAGGGTGGTGGGGTCATAGGTGCAGCGCAGTTCCACCACCTCACCGCTGGCCGGGTCGGTCACGGCCTCGTCGCAGCGGATGATGTAGGCATGGCGCAGCCGCACTTCGCGGCCCGGCGCCAGGCGATAGAAAGCTTTGGGCGGGTCGAGGCGGAAATCATCGGCCTCGATATACAGCTCGCGTCCGAAGGGGAGCGGTCGCGAGCCTTGCCGGGGCACATCGCGCGGCCAGTAGGGGGCCTCCAGCCATTCGGTCTGGCCGTGGGGATAATTGCTGATCACCACCTTAAGCGGCTGCAGGACGCACATCACCCGCGGGGCGCTGAAGTTGAGTTCCGAGCGCAGACAATGCTCCAGCAGCTCGTACTCCACCCGGCTGTTCACACGGGCCACGCCCACCCGCTCGGAAAAGGCCCGGATCGCCTCCGGTGGCATGCCCCGGCGTCGCATACCGAAGATCGTGGGCAGGCGCGGGTCGTCCCAACCGCTCACCAGCCCCTCCTCCACCAGTTGCAGCAGCTTGCGCTTGCTCATCACCGTGTAATCCAGGGCCAGGCGGGCAAATTCGTGCTGATGGGGCCGCGGCTCCTCTAGCAACTGATCCAGCAGCCAGTCGTAGATGGCGCGGTTGTTCTCGAATTCCAGCGTGCAGATCGAATGCGTGATCCCTTCGATGGCATCGGATAGGGGGTGGGCGAAGTCATACATCGGGTAGATGCACCACTTGTCGCCGGTGCGGTAGTGGGAGACATGGCGGATGCGGTAGAGCAGGGGGTCGCGCAGCTTCATGTTGGGCGAGGCCATGTCGATCTTGGCCCGCAGGACATGGGCGCCGTTGGCGAACTCGCCTGCGGCCATCCGCTGGAACAGGTCCAGATTCTCGGCCACCGACCGGTTCCGAAACGGACTCTCTCGCCCCGGCTGCATCACCGTGCCCCGATGCTCCCGGATCTCCTCGTCGCTCAGGCTATCCACATAAGCCTTGCCGTCCTCGATCAGGCGGATGGCGAACTGATAGAGCTGGTCGTAATAGTCGGAAGCGAAGTAGAGATGCTCGCCCCAGTCGAACCCCAGCCAGCGGATCGCCTCCATGATCGACTCGACATACTCGATATCCTCGGTTTCGGGGTTGGTGTCGTCGAAACGGAGGTGGCAGCGCCCGCCGAACTCCTGGGCCAGGCCGAAGTTCAGGCAGATGGACTTGGCATGGCCAATGTGCAGGTAGCCATTCGGTTCGGGCGGGAAGCGGGTGATCACTCTGCCGCCATAGGTGCCCTTTTCCTGGTCAGCGCGGACGATCTCGCGGATGAAATCGCGCGGGGCGGCTTCACTTGGATTGGAAACTTCGGTAGGACTTGTCATTTGGCTCGACTCACTCCTTCAACGGAACATGCCACGCGGAAGACGGAACACGGAACACGGAACCCTCAACCCGCAACCACGCTAAAAATCGATCTTCTGCTTCCTCATGGCCACGCTTTGCGCCAGGCCGACCATCAGAAACAGCGCCAGCATGGCATTGCCGCCATAGCTGACAAAGGGCAGCGGCAGGCCGGTGACGGGAACCAGGGCCATGTTCATGCCCACGTTGATCACGGTCTGGAAGAGGATGATCCCGGCCACGCCCACGGTCAGCAGACGGCCAAAGGGGTCGCGAGCCTGGTCGGCGATGCGCCAAAGCCGGAGGAGGACAATGAAGAGTAGAAACAAGAGTACGACCGCGCCGACGAAGCCGAGTTCTTCGGCGACAACCGAGAAGATGAAGTCGGTGTGGCGCACGCGCAGGAAGTGGAGCTGGCTCTGTGTGCCCTCGCCGAAGCCCTTGCCCAGCAGTCCGCCCGACCCCACGCTGACCAGTGCTTGCTTGACATTGAAGTAGGAATCGGGGTTCGAGGTCGGGTCGATGAACATCAGCAGCCGCGTTCGCTGGTGGTCGGCCAGCAGGCCCCAGAACATAGGGGCCAGGGCGCCGATCGCGACCAGCCCGACCAGCATGTGGCGGAGGCGGATGCCGGCGGCAAAGAGCACAAAGGCCACCTCGACCGCCAGGACGATGGCCGTGCCCAGGTCTGGCTCCAGGAAGACCAGCACCAGCAGCGGGGCGGCGATGAGCAGGGAGGTGACGATGGTCGCGGCCGAGTCCATGTCATCGGCGCGTCTGGCCAGATAACCGCCCAATGCCAGCAGTAGAACCACCTTGGCTAGTTCGGAGGGCTGGATGGGGAAGAGGCCAAAGAAATCGAGCCAGCTGCGGGCGCCAAACAAACGTTGGCCCACCACGCCCACCAGGGTCAGGAGCAGCAGGATGATGGCATACAGGGGGATGGTGAGGCTGCCCAGGGTGTGATAATCGAGCAGCGACAGCGATGCCAGCAGCACGAGACCGACGACGATATAGACAGCCTGGCGCTGGGGATATTGGGCAAGTTCGGGGTCGCCCTGCACGGCGCTGGAGATCATGACCACGCCGAACAGACTGAGCAGCACCACCGCTGCCAGCAAGACCCAGTCGAAATGCCGCCAGTTGGAGCGAGTCATGGCGTGGGCGTCTCCTCCATCTGGTCGAGGATGCTGTGGCTACCGGCTTCGGCGTCGCGCCGCTGCAGGTCGAAATAGGTGCGGAGGATAGAACGAGCGATGGGTACGGACGTGACCGAGCCTTCGCCGCCGTTGTAGACGAACACCGTCACCACGATTTCGGGCGCTTCGTAGGGGGCAAAGGCCGTGAACCAGGCATGGGTGGGCAGGTTGCCTTTACCATCGCGAGGGATGTGCGGGTCGAAGAACTCGGCGGTGCCGGTTTTGCCGGCGACGGTGACGTCGGGGAGGGCGGCGTTGGGGGCCGTGCCGAACGAGGCATTGACCGCCATCCACAGCCCTTCCCGCACCACGGCCAGGTTCTTGGCCGAGACGGGGACTTGCCGGATGAGTTCGGGCTGGCTGCGCTGCACCAGGCGACCCTTATCGTCGGTGACGGCCGCCACCAGTTGGGGGCGATAGAGGGCGCCGCCGTTGGCCACGACCATGGTCATCAGGCTCACCTGTAGCGGTGTGGCCAGCACATCGCCCTGGCCGATGGTCATGTTGTAGGTGTCACCCGTCACCCAGCGTTCGCCTTTGGTCACGCGCTTCCACTTCGAATCAGGGATGAGGCCGGGGTTCTCGCCGGGGAGGTCGATGCCGCTGACCTGGCCGAAACCGAACTGCCGGGCGTACCCGGCCAGGGCGTCGATGCCCAGGCCGTCGAAATTCGCCGGCGGCCAGCCGCCACCCAACTTGTAGAAGAAGACATCGCACGATTCGCCCAGCGCCTCGCGCACGGTGATGTCGCCGTGGGCGCCGCCCAGTTTGTAGATCCAGCAGACGAACGGCTGTGCCAGATTCGGGTCGTCAGGCGCATAACGGTTGGGCAGGTAGATGATGCCAGGGTCAGAAAGGAGGGTGCGGGGGGTGATGACCTGGTCTTCGAGGCCGCCTGACGCCGGCACCATCTTGAAGGTCGAACCAGGCGGATAGATGCCGGCGATGGCGTGGTTCACCAGCGGGCGCCCGCGCGCCTCGGCAATGGCCGTGTATTCCTGTTCGGTGATGCCGTCGGCGAAGATGTTGTTGTCGTAGGTGGGGAGGCTGACCATGCCCAACACGAAGCCATTGCGCGGGTCCAACGCCACGGCCACGGCTCCTTCCGACCGCTTGGGGTCGATGCCCGCCACCAGGGCCTGGCGCATGGCCGTTTGCAACTCCATATCCAGGCTGAGGATGAGGTTCTTGCCAGGGGTGGGGGGGATCTCGTCGCCCAGAGTCGTCCGCTCGCGGCCGTTGACATCGACCTCGATCACCCGGCGGCCCGACTGCCCGCGCAGGGTGTCCTCGAAGCTAAATTCCAGTCCCGTCCAGCCCACCCAACTATCGGCCGGGTAGCCTTTTTCTTCGTACAGCCGGCGCGTCTCCTCGGGGATCGGCCCCATGTAGCCGATGAGATGGGAAACGTCGGCCCCAAACGGATACTCGCGGGTCGAGCGCAGCTGCAGCTCGACCCCTGGTAGCCGGTAACGCTGTTCTTCGATGCGCAGGGCGGCCTGACGGGGCAGGTTTTCGGCCACCAGCACCGGCTGGAAGGCGCTGCCGGCCTCGCGCTGGCTGACGATGGCATCGATCTCGTCGCTGTTCAGGGGCCGGGGCGCGGCCGGCAGACTGGCGCCAGCAAAGTAGGCCGTGGGCAGGGGGCCAGAACTGGCGGGGGCGCCGCCGGCCAGGGTGGGGGTGAGGGCGGCAGTCGCAGCCAGCGATTCGTCGAGCACGTGGAGCAGGTCGGCGTAGAGAGCGTGGCGCTTGGTCTGCGAGACGGTGTAGTCTGGGTCATCGGGCAGCTCGGCTGGCACCACCGCCACGCCGAAACGGGCCGTGTTGCGGGCCAGGATGCGGCCGTCGCGGTCGTAGATCACCCCGCGTTCGCCCTCGGTCAGCACCACGCGCACCCGATTGAAGGTGGCTTCGGCCTGAAAACTCGCCCCGCGTACGAACTGCATCAGCGCCAACTGGCCGATGAGGATGCCGAAGAGGAGCAGCGTGACCAGGCGGAGCAGCCAGAGGCGGACGGTGGCGTCGCTGCGGTGGGGTGAGTGGGGGGTCATGGGGCGGCAAGCGGTCGGGCGTGCGGCTTCAACGGCTGACAGGGAGGCGCCGCTGGCGCAGGCTCTCGGCGGCCAGGTAGAGCGGGAGGATGCAAACGGCGTTGAGCAGGGCGCTGGGGACGATCGCCCGCAGGATGGTCTGGTCCCAGGCGACGGAGTGGCCAAGCAAGGCGATCTCGGCCACGGTGATCAGCCCGACGACGACGGCGGCGATGAAGGTGAGGAGGATCGGCCAGCCAAAGCGCGCCCCGAATAGGGTGCGTTCGCCCATCCCGGCCAGATAGACGGCGGCGAGAAACGGCAGCACCGACGTCCCCACCGGCAACCCCGACATCAGGTCGTAGAACGGCGCCACCACCACCGCGGCGACGGTGGCCTGGCGTCGCCCGGCCAGCAAGGTGAAAAGCACCAGGCTGAGCAACACCAGGTCAGCGCGGCCGCCTGCCAGACCGATGCGTCCGAAGAATGTTGACTGGATGGCCACAAGCACGAGGCTGAAGGGCAGGTAGACGAGGAGGACGGTCATGGCGCCGGTGTGGGCGAGGCGGTGGGGCGGGTCGCAGGGGTCGGTTCGGGCGGGAAGTTGGTGATCACAAGCACCAGTTCCAGGCGGTCGAAGTCAACGGTGGGGCGGATGACGGCCTGTTGAAAGGCCCTGTTGTCGTTGCGTAGCACCTCCACCACCTGGCCGACGACCAGACCCTTTGGAAACGCGCTCCCCAGCCCAGAGGTGATGACGATCTCGCCGGCGGCGACGGCCACATCGGGCGGGATGAACTCCATGATCGGGAACTGCCCCACCCGCCCGTGCAGGCTGCCCGGCGCCCGCGAGGCCTGGGTCATGACATTGATCGAGCTGCTGGGGTCGCTGAGCAGGAGGAGTTCGGCGCTGCGGGGGAAGACGTGCAGGATGCGCCCCACCAGGCCACGGTCGGTGACCACGGGCATCCCCGCTTCGATGCCGTGGGCCTGGCCGAGGTCGATCTGGATGATGTCGGCGTAGGGGCTGGCGCCGCTGCCGATGACGCGGGCGATAATCTGGCCGCCACGGAAGTCATAGGTGGGGTTGGTCTGCGCAAATTGGAAGAACGAGCGCAACTGCTCGTTCTCGGTCGCCACTTCTGAGAGTTGCAGGTTTTCGACCGTCAACCGCTCGTTCAATGCCTCCAGGTCACTGTTGCGTTGGCGCAGGCTGCGCAGGTCGCGGGCGGTCTGGAGGATGTTGGCGGCGGTGGTGCGGACTTCGGTCAGGGTGCTTGCCAGCGGCGCCAGGATGCTTTGGGCGATGCCTTCGACCGGAGCCAGGGTCCCGGTGGTGTCCAGGATCATGACCACAAACGCCGCCGCCACCACCAGGAGGAGGACAAAGGGGCGTAGGCGACGAAAACGTGTCAATGCAGGGTGCTGCCTCGGTCCATGGTGGCCAATACCTTGCGCAGGACTTCGAGCCGTTCCAGCAC
This region includes:
- the rodA gene encoding rod shape-determining protein RodA produces the protein MTRSNWRHFDWVLLAAVVLLSLFGVVMISSAVQGDPELAQYPQRQAVYIVVGLVLLASLSLLDYHTLGSLTIPLYAIILLLLTLVGVVGQRLFGARSWLDFFGLFPIQPSELAKVVLLLALGGYLARRADDMDSAATIVTSLLIAAPLLVLVFLEPDLGTAIVLAVEVAFVLFAAGIRLRHMLVGLVAIGALAPMFWGLLADHQRTRLLMFIDPTSNPDSYFNVKQALVSVGSGGLLGKGFGEGTQSQLHFLRVRHTDFIFSVVAEELGFVGAVVLLFLLFIVLLRLWRIADQARDPFGRLLTVGVAGIILFQTVINVGMNMALVPVTGLPLPFVSYGGNAMLALFLMVGLAQSVAMRKQKIDF
- the mreD gene encoding rod shape-determining protein MreD, whose protein sequence is MTVLLVYLPFSLVLVAIQSTFFGRIGLAGGRADLVLLSLVLFTLLAGRRQATVAAVVVAPFYDLMSGLPVGTSVLPFLAAVYLAGMGERTLFGARFGWPILLTFIAAVVVGLITVAEIALLGHSVAWDQTILRAIVPSALLNAVCILPLYLAAESLRQRRLPVSR
- the mreC gene encoding rod shape-determining protein MreC; the encoded protein is MTRFRRLRPFVLLLVVAAAFVVMILDTTGTLAPVEGIAQSILAPLASTLTEVRTTAANILQTARDLRSLRQRNSDLEALNERLTVENLQLSEVATENEQLRSFFQFAQTNPTYDFRGGQIIARVIGSGASPYADIIQIDLGQAHGIEAGMPVVTDRGLVGRILHVFPRSAELLLLSDPSSSINVMTQASRAPGSLHGRVGQFPIMEFIPPDVAVAAGEIVITSGLGSAFPKGLVVGQVVEVLRNDNRAFQQAVIRPTVDFDRLELVLVITNFPPEPTPATRPTASPTPAP
- a CDS encoding glutamine--tRNA ligase/YqeY domain fusion protein; the protein is MTSPTEVSNPSEAAPRDFIREIVRADQEKGTYGGRVITRFPPEPNGYLHIGHAKSICLNFGLAQEFGGRCHLRFDDTNPETEDIEYVESIMEAIRWLGFDWGEHLYFASDYYDQLYQFAIRLIEDGKAYVDSLSDEEIREHRGTVMQPGRESPFRNRSVAENLDLFQRMAAGEFANGAHVLRAKIDMASPNMKLRDPLLYRIRHVSHYRTGDKWCIYPMYDFAHPLSDAIEGITHSICTLEFENNRAIYDWLLDQLLEEPRPHQHEFARLALDYTVMSKRKLLQLVEEGLVSGWDDPRLPTIFGMRRRGMPPEAIRAFSERVGVARVNSRVEYELLEHCLRSELNFSAPRVMCVLQPLKVVISNYPHGQTEWLEAPYWPRDVPRQGSRPLPFGRELYIEADDFRLDPPKAFYRLAPGREVRLRHAYIIRCDEAVTDPASGEVVELRCTYDPTTLGANPSDRKVQSAIHWLAAPQALPAEVRLYDRLFTKADPDDVAEGENFKDFLNPDSLKVIPGALIEPSVAADPAGSRYQFERQGYFAADSVDSRPGALVFNRIVALRDSWAKVEGGETQGRREGGREGRRDAAREGRSEGGREAEGRKVEAGPIVLDAEMERIAPLIDAVLSAHPDKAAAYRDGKTGLLGFFVGQVVKAAAGQASPQAISALVQQRLTGR
- the mrdA gene encoding penicillin-binding protein 2: MTPHSPHRSDATVRLWLLRLVTLLLFGILIGQLALMQFVRGASFQAEATFNRVRVVLTEGERGVIYDRDGRILARNTARFGVAVVPAELPDDPDYTVSQTKRHALYADLLHVLDESLAATAALTPTLAGGAPASSGPLPTAYFAGASLPAAPRPLNSDEIDAIVSQREAGSAFQPVLVAENLPRQAALRIEEQRYRLPGVELQLRSTREYPFGADVSHLIGYMGPIPEETRRLYEEKGYPADSWVGWTGLEFSFEDTLRGQSGRRVIEVDVNGRERTTLGDEIPPTPGKNLILSLDMELQTAMRQALVAGIDPKRSEGAVAVALDPRNGFVLGMVSLPTYDNNIFADGITEQEYTAIAEARGRPLVNHAIAGIYPPGSTFKMVPASGGLEDQVITPRTLLSDPGIIYLPNRYAPDDPNLAQPFVCWIYKLGGAHGDITVREALGESCDVFFYKLGGGWPPANFDGLGIDALAGYARQFGFGQVSGIDLPGENPGLIPDSKWKRVTKGERWVTGDTYNMTIGQGDVLATPLQVSLMTMVVANGGALYRPQLVAAVTDDKGRLVQRSQPELIRQVPVSAKNLAVVREGLWMAVNASFGTAPNAALPDVTVAGKTGTAEFFDPHIPRDGKGNLPTHAWFTAFAPYEAPEIVVTVFVYNGGEGSVTSVPIARSILRTYFDLQRRDAEAGSHSILDQMEETPTP
- a CDS encoding DUF4332 domain-containing protein, with amino-acid sequence MTLRISDVYGVDAALAAKLKDAGLDDSAKLLAAVAQPDDRKALADRLGLDERALLELGNRADLARIKGIGAVYSDLLEFAGVDTVAELAGRNPGNLYAKIMEVASQHSVKRPPQADDVADWVAQAKVLGRGIFY